The following coding sequences lie in one Scatophagus argus isolate fScaArg1 chromosome 9, fScaArg1.pri, whole genome shotgun sequence genomic window:
- the usp5 gene encoding ubiquitin carboxyl-terminal hydrolase 5 produces the protein MADVGEVLMSVLSTIRVPKPGDRVHKDECALSFSSPESEGGLYVCMNSFLGFGSQYVDRHHSRSGQRAYLHITRTRKAKKEEDNNSGSGHPPKKKPTRLAIGIEGGFDVEQEHYEEDVKVVILPDRQEVTSEDLATMPDVVRERVSLSMAGIMAADSVSHTLQVQQWDGEVRQESRHAADLKQLDNGVKIPPSGWRCEVCDLQENLWMNLTDGKVLCGRRYFDGSGGNNHALLHFQETGYPLAVKLGTITPDGADVYSYDEDDMVLDSKLPEHLTHFGIDMMTMEKTERTMTELEIAVNQRVGEWEVIQESGTTLRPLFGPGLTGMKNLGNSCYLNSVMQVLFTVPDFQSKYVSSIDKIFEEAPSDPSQDFKTQVAKLGYGLLSGEYSKPAPDPGDENGASEPRGDQIGIAPRMFKALVGRGHPEFSTNRQQDAQEFLLHFLNMVERNCRSGSNPSEAFRFLVEERIVCQQSQKAKYTQRVDYIVQLPVPMDQATNTEELQEAERRREEGDTSAPTVRAQIPFTACMAALSEPEILTDFWSSAVQTKTTATKTTRFASFPDHLVIQIKKFTFGLDWVPKKLDVSIDVPDTLDLSALLATGQQPGEELLPEVAPPPLMTPDVEVKAPVLDDSAVSQLCEMGFPLEACRKAVYYTGNTGIDAAMNWIMGHMDDPDFSAPLVLPGCSSGPGTTPTESLSEEHLATIVSMGFSRDQATKALRATSNVLDRAVDWIFSHLDDLESMDVSEGGRSAAESEGGRDPPPGPRVRDGPGKYELFAFISHMGTSTMCGHYVCHIKKDQQWVIFNDQKVCASEKPPKDMGYLYFYRRVAE, from the exons ATGGCGGATGTTGGTGAGGTTTTGATGTCCGTTTTGTCCACAATTCGGGTTCCGAAGCCCGGGGACCGTGTCCACAAAGACGAATGCGCCTTGTCATTTTCCTCTCCG GAGAGTGAAGGAggcctgtatgtgtgtatgaacagTTTCCTGGGCTTTGGTAGTCAGTATGTGGACAGGCACCATTCTCGTAGCGGCCAGAGGGCTTACCTGCACATCACCCGGACTCGCAAGGCTAAG AAGGAAGAGGACAATAACTCTGGATCTGGACACCCACCTAAAAAAAAGCCCACCAGATTGGCTATAG GGATTGAAGGGGGTTTTGATGTGGAGCAGGAGCATTATGAGGAAGATGTGAAGGTCGTCATTTTACCCGACCggcaggaagtgacatcagagGACCTTGCTACCATGCCTGACGttgtgagagagagg GTGTCCCTCTCAATGGCCGGTATTATGGCAGCCGACTCAGTGTCTCACACCTTACAAGTTCAACAGTGGGATGGAGAAGTGAGACAGGAATCAAGGCATGCCGCTGACCTGAAACAGCTTGACAATGGAGTCAAGATCCCCCCCAG TGGCTGGCGATGTGAGGTGTGTGACCTCCAGGAGAATCTTTGGATGAACCTGACAGATGGAAAAGTGCTTTGTGGTCGCAGGTATTTTGATGGCTCCGGGGGAAACAACCATGCCCTTCTCCATTTCCAGGAGACAGGATACCCACTTGCTGTCAAACTCGGTACCATCACTCCTGATGGTGCAG ATGTGTATTCCTATGATGAAGATGACATGGTACTGGATTCCAAGTTACCAGAGCACCTAACTCACTTTGGCATCGACATGATGACCATGGAGAAG acCGAGCGGACGATGACTGAGCTGGAGATTGCAGTGAACCAGCGTGTGGGGGAGTGGGAGGTGATCCAGGAGTCGGGGACCACCCTGAGGCCCCTGTTTGGACCCGGCTTGACTGGCATGAAGAACCTGGGCAACAGCTGCTACCTCAACTCTGTCATGCAAGTGCTCTTCACCGTTCCAGACTTCCAGAGCAA GTATGTGTCTAGCATCGACAAGATCTTTGAAGAAGCCCCAAGTGACCCCAGCCAAGACTTCAAAACCCAAGT AGCCAAGCTTGGTTATGGTCTGTTGTCAGGAGAGTATTCCAAACCAGCACCAGACCCTGGAGATGAAAATGGTGCATCTGAACCCAGG GGAGACCAAATCGGCATAGCGCCACGAATGTTCAAAGCGCTTGTTGGGCGAGGCCACCCAGAGTTCTCCACCAATCGACAGCAGGACGCTCAGGAGTTTTTATTGCACTTCTTAAACATGGTGGAG AGGAACTGTCGCTCTGGATCCAACCCATCTGAAGCCTTCAGGTTCCTGGTGGAGGAGAGGATTGTGTGTCAGCAGTCACAGAAAGCCAAGTACACACAGCGGGTCGATTACATCGTCCAGCTGCCTGTGCCGATGGACCAGGCCACCAACACAG AAGAGCTTCAGGAGGCAGAGCGCCGGCGTGAGGAGGGGGACACATCAGCCCCTACAGTGCGTGCACAAATCCCTTTCACAGCTTGCATGGCGGCCCTCAGCGAACCAGAGATCCTCACAGACTTCTGGAGCTCAGCTGTGCAGACCAAGACTACTGCTACCAa AACAACCCGCTTTGCCTCTTTCCCTGATCACCTGGTCATCCAGATTAAGAAGTTCACCTTTGGCCTTGACTGGGTACCCAAGAAACTGG ACGTGAGCATCGACGTTCCTGATACTCTGGACCTGAGCGCGTTACTTGCGACTGGCCAGCAGCCAGGGGAGGAGCTTCTACCAGAGGTGGCCCCGCCCCCACTCATGACCCCAGATGTGGAGGTTAAAG CTCCAGTTCTTGATGACTCCGCGGTATCCCAGTTGTGTGAAATGGGATTCCCACTGGAGGCCTGCAGGAAGGCGGTGTACTACACTGGGAACACTGGAATTGATGCTGCCATGAATTGGATCATGGGCCATATGGATGACCCAG acTTCTCGGCCCCCCTGGTGTTGCCAGGCTGCAGCTCCGGCCCCGGGACCACACCCACGGAGAGCCTCTCCGAGGAGCACTTGGCAACCATCGTTTCTATGGGCTTCAGCCGAGACCAGGCAACCAAAGCACTTCGAGCCACG agtAATGTGTTGGACCGGGCAGTGGACTGGATCTTCTCCCACCTGGACGATCTGGAGTCCATGGATGTGTCTGAAGGCGGCCGCTCAGCCGCAGAGAGCGAAGGTGGCAGAGATCCTCCTCCCGGGCCTCGTGTCAGAGACGGACCAGGCA AGTATGAGTTGTTTGCGTTCATCAGTCACATGGGGACGAGCACAATGTGCGGCCACTACGTCTGTCACATCAAGAAAGATCAGCA gTGGGTCATCTTCAACGATCAGAAGGTGTGCGCCTCTGAGAAACCTCCCAAAGACATGGGATACCTCTACTTCTATCGGAGAGTGGCTGAATGA
- the p3h3 gene encoding prolyl 3-hydroxylase 3, whose product MALRSAYFTAYVALHFALIALLNSTVVTLDSGNSGALSLLQPYDYLYYRGVRAYFGGEWAKAAELLEKSIQTKELLFRVRRQCHDDCEAAGREAFNKLDSEKEGNLWDLWALDWAQQKAECLRFCIGRSVTTTGQLPVSNDIEYEFSSRNPYNFLQVTYYKLGKVQKAAAAAHTYFVANPSHLEMRNNIEKYRRMEGVTEDAFQDREIENEKHWVLYDSALQHEASSNWLQAAEKWKACVNETLRQTEECRVQCEVASQRLPEDRGVDSVDGVFEKAAALSLSLLACRQSCVTQVATRPGRISAQEDFLPSQLEHLHIAQFKAGDISGAVQTLRSLLLFYPSDKDSLDNLQLYSETLGGDTESQPAQEIVGYISRSLQEKKLLYFGVENLDFNFIDPDLWTPEDVVPESLRDAWRTEKEKINEKIKEGEQQEEVDDSGFFSGGKVLQVGVTITMDDELLNGTNRVVLDGVMTEKECGRILQLATAAASAGDGYRGRRSPHTPHETFEGLTVLRAAKLAQDGLVNQSDARLLHELGERVRVLLHSYFRSPSGLFVSFTHLVCRTAITGDQEGRLDLSHPVHVDNCLLEPETKQCWREPPAFTHRDLSAILYLNDNFEGGELFFTNRDAKTVTARVKPSCGRLVGFSSGPVNPHGVTAVTSGRRCALALWFSKEKLYRDMEREEAEDMWAADGQSVVKKDKEDTEGSAGRNARSQAPKERNRGRGRVTGGKDEL is encoded by the exons ATGGCGCTGCGCTCTGCCTATTTCACTGCATACGTGGCGTTACATTTTGCTCTTATAGCATTACTTAATTCTACCGTAGTAACCCTGGATAGTGGCAACTCTGGTGCTTTGTCACTTCTGCAACCGTATGATTATTTGTATTACAGAGGAGTTCGTGCGTATTTTGGTGGGGAGTGGGCGAAGGCTGCGGAGCTGCTGGAGAAATCCATCCAGACCAAGGAGTTACTGTTTAGAGTCCGCAGGCAGTGTCATGATGACTGTGAGGCAGCAGGGAGAGAGGCATTCAATAAACTGG ACTCTGAAAAGGAGGGGAATCTGTGGGACCTCTGGGCCTTGGACTGGGCGCAGCAGAAGGCTGAATGTCTGAGGTTCTGCATTGGGCGCTCTGTCACAACTACAGGACAGCTTCCTGTCTCCAACGACATAGAGTATGAATTCAGCAGTCGCAATCCTTACAATTTTCTGCAGGTTACATACTACAAG TTGGGAAAGGTGCAGaaggcggcagcagcagctcataCCTACTTTGTGGCCAACCCCAGTCACCTGGAGATGAGGAACAACATTGAGAAGTACAGACGGATGGAGGGAGTGACTGAGGACGCCTTCCaggacagagagatagagaatgAGAAACACTGG GTCCTGTATGATTCTGCACTTCAACATGAGGCCTCCTCTAACTGGCTGCAAGCAGCAGAGAAATGGAAAGCGTGTGTGAATGAAACGTTGCGGCAGACGGAGGAGTGCAGGGTGCAGTGTGAGGTGGCCTCCCAGCGGCTGCCCGAGGACAGGGGAGTGGACAGCGTAGACGGTGTGTTCGAGAAGGCCGCag ctctttccctctccctgctCGCATGTCGACAGTCCTGTGTGACTCAGGTGGCCACAAGACCGGGAAGGATTTCTGCTCAGGAGGACTTCCTGCCCTCACAGCTGGAACATCTGCACATTGCACAGTTTAAAG CTGGTGATATTAGTGGAGCAGTGCAGACCCTTCGCTCTCTTCTCCTGTTTTACCCCTCTGATAAGGACTCCTTAGACAACCTGCAGCTCTACTCTGAGACACTAGGTGGAGACACAGAGTCACAGCCTGCTCAG GAGATTGTAGGATACATCAGTCGCTCTTTGCAGGAGAAGAAGCTACTGTATTTTGGTGTGGAGAACCTTGACTTCAACTTCATTGACCCA GATCTTTGGACTCCAGAGGATGTTGTTCCTGAATCACTGAGGGATGCCTGGAG aactgaaaaggagaaaattaatgaaaaaataaaagagggagagcagcaggaagaagtGGATGacagtggatttttttcag GTGGTAAGGTCCTTCAGGTCGGTGTGACCATCACCATGGACGATGAGCTTCTGAACGGGACCAATCGCGTAGTACTCGACGGAGTCATGACTGAGAAGGAGTGTGGCAGAATACTGCAGTTAGCAACA GCTGCAGCATCTGCTGGAGATGGTTACCGGGGGCGCAGGTCTCCGCACACGCCTCATGAGACGTTTGAGGGCTTGACTGTCCTCAGGGCTGCAAAG TTGGCTCAGGATGGCCTGGTTAACCAATCAGATGCCAGACTGTTACATGAGCTGGGCGAGAGAGTGCGAGTCCTGCTGCACTCCTACTTCAGGAGCCCCTCGGgactctttgtctctttcacacacCTGGTCTGCCGCACTGCTATCACAG GGGACCAAGAAGGCAGGCTGGATCTGTCTCACCCTGTCCATGTTGACAATTGTCTCCTTGAGCCGGAGACCAAGCAGTGCTGGAGGGAACCaccagcattcacacacagagacctcAG TGCCATTCTCTACTTGAATGACAACTTTGAAGGAGGAGAGTTGTTCTTCACTAACAGGGATGCCAAGACAGTAACG GCTCGGGTAAAGCCCAGCTGCGGTCGACTGGTGGGTTTCTCTTCAGGTCCAGTAAATCCACATGGTGTTACTGCAGTGACCAGCGGCCGGCGGTGTGCACTGGCCCTCTGGTTCTCAAAGGAGAAGCTCTACAGGGACATG GAgcgagaggaggcagaggacaTGTGGGCTGCAGATGGACAGAGTGTGGTAAAAAAGGACAAGGAGGACACCGAGGGCTCTGCCGGCAGGAATGCTCGGAGCCAAGCACCtaaggagagaaacagagggagaggcagggTGACGGGAGGCAAAGATGAGCTGTGA